One window of Halopseudomonas maritima genomic DNA carries:
- the rfbC gene encoding dTDP-4-dehydrorhamnose 3,5-epimerase: protein MKVRETALPGVLILEPRVFGDSRGFFIETFQTERYAELGITQPFVQDNHSRSARGVLRGLHFQRNRPQGKLVRVSRGCVFDVVLDINPDSPTCGQHASAILSDDNHLQMWVPPGYAHGFCVLSEIADFEYKCTDFYQPQDEGGVLWNDPALAIDWPVSDPKLSDKDRQNPRLQALLEGGQC from the coding sequence ATGAAGGTACGCGAAACCGCGCTGCCCGGTGTGCTGATTCTGGAACCTCGGGTGTTCGGCGACAGCCGGGGCTTCTTTATTGAAACCTTCCAAACCGAGCGCTATGCCGAGCTGGGCATCACCCAGCCATTCGTGCAGGACAACCACTCACGCTCGGCACGCGGTGTGCTGCGCGGCCTGCATTTCCAGCGCAACCGCCCGCAGGGCAAGTTGGTGCGCGTCAGCCGTGGCTGCGTGTTCGACGTGGTGCTGGATATCAACCCGGACTCACCAACCTGCGGACAGCACGCCTCGGCCATTCTCTCAGACGACAACCACCTGCAGATGTGGGTGCCGCCGGGCTACGCCCATGGTTTTTGCGTGCTCAGCGAAATAGCCGACTTCGAGTACAAATGTACCGACTTCTACCAACCGCAGGATGAAGGTGGTGTGCTCTGGAATGACCCCGCGCTGGCTATCGACTGGCCCGTCAGCGATCCGAAGCTATCTGACAAGGACCGCCAAAACCCCAGGCTGCAAGCACTGTTGGAAGGCGGGCAGTGCTGA